CGAGTCCGGCATCGATGGCCATCAGCGCGGCGACAACCTGCACGCGGTCGTGCCCGCTGCCTCCCGCGCCGTTAACCTGCCGGGCAATCTGATTGAGGTTGTTCCCCATACCGGCAAGCTGACGAAGCAGCGCCGGCGAGATCGACGGAAGTTTGCCGGCGCGGGCAGGCTTCTCGTCCAGGCACGTCTGCCGCATCCAGGCCGCGAGCTGTTTACCGTCGCAGCGTTC
This is a stretch of genomic DNA from Pantoea agglomerans. It encodes these proteins:
- a CDS encoding MobC family plasmid mobilization relaxosome protein; amino-acid sequence: MLTMWVTEDEHRRLLERCDGKQLAAWMRQTCLDEKPARAGKLPSISPALLRQLAGMGNNLNQIARQVNGAGGSGHDRVQVVAALMAIDAGLERLRHAVLEKGADDDR